In the Natrinema sp. CBA1119 genome, CGGTTGTGGCAACATGGGGAGCGCCCTGATCAAGGGGCTCTGGCGGGCCGGGAACCACACGGTGACAGCGTGCGATCTCGATCCCGAGGCACTCGAGTCGGTCGCCGACTACGTCGATCGAACGACCTCGGACGTTTCGGAGGCGGCCGAGGCCGACGTCGTGATCGTCGCGGTCAAACCGGATATCGTCGGCGCGGTTCTCGAAGAGCTGGATCTCTCGCCCGAGCAGACGCTGCTCTCGATCGCCGCGGGCGTCTCCACCGACTACGTCGAAGCGCGGACCGACGCGAACGTCGTTCGGATCATGCCGAATCTCGCGGCCGAGACGGGGGACATGGCCGCCGCCGTGACCGCCGAGGGCGTCACCGACGAGGTGCGAGAACTGCTCGACGACGTCGGTGAGTTCGCCGAAATCGACGAGGCGAAGATGGACATCGCGACCGCCGTCAACGGGAGCGGCCCGGCCTTCGTCTTCTATCTCATCCAGGCGATGGCGGACGCGGGCGTCGAGGGCGGCCTCGAGCCCGACGACGCCGAGACGCTGGCCGCCCAGACGTTCAAGGGGGCCGCCGAGACCGTCCTCCGGGCCGACCGGAGCGTCGAGGAACTGATCGACGCCGTCTGTTCGCCCAACGGGACGACCATCGAGGGGATGGAAGTCCTCTGGGACAGCGACGCCGACGCCGACGTCGCCGCGGCGGTGACGGCGGCCGAAGAGCGCTCGGCTGAACTCGCGGCCGAATTCGACAGTGAGGACGATGCGTAAGGGACTCGAGGAGTCGGCCGTCGACGAGGCGCGACGGCTGGCGGCCGATGCGGACCGCGTGATCGTCAAGGCGGGGACGAACTCCCTGACCGACGCGGATTCCAATCTCGACGACGAGAAACTCGACAAGCTCGTCGACGACCTCGAGGACCTCCTCTCTCGCGACAAGGAGGTCATCCTCGTCTCGTCGGGTGCGATCGGGGCCGGTACGGGCCGGGTCGGGGCGTCGACCGGCACCGTCGAGGAGTCCCAGGCGCTGTCGACCGTCGGGCAGAGCCACCTCATGCACCGATACACCGAGAGCTTTGCGCGCTACGACCGGAAGGTCGCCCAGCTACTGCTGACCCAACACGACCTCGAGAACCCCGAGCGATTCACGAACCTCCGGAACACGATCGAGACGCTGCTCGAGTGGGGCGTCGTTCCGATCATCAACGAGAACGACGCGGTCGCGACCGAGGAGATCCGGATCGGCGACAACGACATGCTCTCGGCGGCGACGACGATCGGGATCGACGCAGACCTCCTGGTCACGCTGACCGACGTCGGCGGCGTCTACACCGGCAACCCGAAGCACGACTCCGACGCCGAACGCATCGAAGCGGTCGGCACCAACTACGACACGGTCCAGGAGATTATCTCCGAGAGCACGTCCGACGGGTTCGGCGGCATCCAGACGAAAGTCGAGGGCGCGCGCGACGTCAGCGAGCACGGAATTCCGGCCGTCATCGCGAAGTCAACCGAGCCCGACGTCCTCGCGAAGATCGCTACTGCCAAGCCCGTGGGGACCCTATTCCTTCCCATCAACGGTGTGCGCGATGACTGAGACCGACATCCAACGAGACGTCGAGCAAGCACAGACCGCGGCCCTCGAGCTCGCGAAACTGTCCGACGCGGAGCGGAGCGGGGCGCTGCACGAGATCGCCGACGCGATCGAAGCGCGAACCGACGAGATCCTCGCGGAAAACGAGAGAGACGTCGAGGAAGGCGAGCGGCTACTCGCAGAGGGCGAGTACACGCAAGCCCTCGTCGATCGACTGAAGCTCTCCGAGTCGAAGATCGAGAGCATCGCGGAGATGGTCCGCAGCGTCGCCGGGCAGGACGACCCGCTCGGAAAGACGCTCTCGGCCCGGGAACTCGACGAGGACCTCGAGCTCTACAAGGTCGCCACCCCGATCGGCGTCGTCGGGACGGTCTTCGAGTCCCGCCCCGACGCGCTCGTCCAGATCGCCGCGCTCGCACTCAGATCGGGGAACGCGGTCATTCTGAAGGGCGGAAGCGAGGCCCTGCACTCGAACCGAATCCTCTTCGAGATCATCGAAACGGCCGCGGCGTCGGCCGACGCCGACATCCCCGACGGCTGGGCGCAGCACGTCGAGGCCCGCGAGGACGTCGACGCCCTGCTCGAGATGGACGGAGCGATCGACCTCCTCATGCCCCGGGGCAGCTCCGAGTTCGTGAGCTACATCCAGAACAACACGAGCATTCCAGTGCTGGGCCACACGGAGGGAATTTGCCACGTCTACGTCGACGACGAGGCCGATCTCTCGATGGCCGAAGACATCGCCTACGACGCGAAGGTACAGTACCCCGCGGTCTGCAACGCCGTCGAGACGCTGCTGGTCCATGACGATATCGCCACGGCGTTCCTTCCCGCGATCGCGGACCGCTACGAGACCGCCGACGTCGAAATTCGGGGCGACGAGGCCACCCGCGAGATCGTCGACGTCGAGGCCGCGACCGATGCGGACTGGGACACGGAGTACGGCGACCTCATCGTCTCGATCCGGATCGTCGACTCGCTCGAGACCGCGATCGATCACATCACAACCCACGGCTCGAAGCACACCGAGTCGATCGTGACCGAGGACGAAGCGCGCGCGAGCACCTTCATGCGGAGTCTCGACTCCGCGAGCGTCTTCCACAACGCCTCGACCCGCTTCGCCGACGGCTACCGGTTCGGTCTCGGCGCCGAGGTCGGCATCAGCACGGGCAAGATCCACGCCCGCGGCCCCGTCGGCCTCGAGGGACTGACCACCTACAAGTACCACCTCGAGGGCGACGGCCAGCTCGTCGCCACCTACGCCGGCGAGGACGCGAAACCGTTCACGCACCAGAAGTTCGACGGCGAGTGGTCGCCCGGCCGCCTCTCCGACAAATAGGGTCTTCTTCCCGCGCCTACCCACGCGTGGGCGCGGATCGATACCCGTCTTCCGTCTTCTCTGCGAGATCGAGCAGAACGGCCCACTCGAGCAGCCGTTCGATCCGTTCGCGCTGCTTCTCTTCGGCGCGGATCGGACGCCGTCCACGTTCACCGGATTGTCGTCGCTCTTCGCGGACCGCTGTGGCAATCTCACTAGCGGTCAGCGAGCCGTCGGCTCGCTCGAGCGCTGAAAGCACTGCGTCGGCTCCGTCCACCCGCTCTCGAAACGCTCGACGGAGCCGGTCGGGCTCGAGCGCTGATGGGGTGTCCGAATCGGTCTCCGCACTCGAGCCTGGATCACGGCGGCGAAAGCCCGCCGGCTCCTCGGTCGCGAGCTCGAGCGCGCGCAGGAAGGTGAGCCACGTCGCCGCCTCGTCGCGCGTTTCGAGGGGCGTCTCGTCGACGAGGAGTTGACAGCAGTCGTCGGCGTCGCCGGCGGCCGCGGGGAGGGTGCGGCGGATTGTCTCGACCGCGGCGAGATCCGCGGGCGGTTCGGGGACCGGCTTGAATCGCACGGCTACAGGTCGAAGGAGTCGACGAGCAGGTCCTCGTCCGTTTCGCCGTGGACGTACGTCGGCCCGCCGATCACGTCGATCGTCACCGCCGCGGGCGCGAAGAGATCCGACGGCACCTCCGAGAAATCCCACTCGAGGTCGTCGAAGACCTCGCCGAGCGGCCGGCCGTGATCCTCGGCGGCGCTCGAGGGCACCGAGTCGAAGATATCGGCGTCCTCGCGGACCGTGAGGTGTGCGCGCCCGCCGTAGGCAATCGCGTCGTTCGTCCGCGCGATGGCCGTCCGCTCGTCACCCGCGACGGGCGCGACGGGCGCACGCCCGGTCGCGGAGACGATGTCGAGCGGGTCGTAGCCCAGTTCCGAGAGCCGGAAGGTCGCGAGTTCGGCCGCGCGGGCGGCGTTCGTAATGCTCCCCGTGAGGCTCGCGGTCGGATAAGCCAGCAGGAACACGCTGCTCGTCTCGACCTCGGCGCGCTCGGCGACGTGCTCGGCCACGGACTCGGTCGGATCCGCCTCCGTCTCGATGGCCAGCGCCGTCAGATCGAATGCGTCGGTGTAGCCGATGCGGCGGAACTCCTCCTCTTCGGCCACCAGCGCCCGAGCGGGACCGCTGCCGAGCCCCTCGAAGTCCTCGGTCAGTACCTCCCAGCCCGCCTTCTGGGAACACAGCAACGAGAGCGCCGGCTGATCCGTCGAGAGCTCGACGAAGGGGATCGACGCGTCGCCGAGCTCGCCGAGTTCGTAGCTCGGCGTCGCCATCCCCGCCGTCTGAATTTCGGTCAACAGGAGCCCGGCCTCGATACCGCCGTCGAACTCGAGGCCGAAGTCGAGTACCGTCGATTCGTTCTCGAGGTCGTAGCCCCCGATATTCAACTCCTCGGCGTAGTCGAGGGCCTCGTCGACCAACTCGATCGCCATTCGATTGAGACTTTCCATGGCACCGAATTCACCCTCCGTAGTAAAACCGTTTGCCAGTTCGTGTCTGACCGGTGTCTGACAGGACTGCCCTGTTCTGTACCTCGGATTGCGGTTCCGACAGACGGCCTCGTCTCACATCTCGCGATTTCGGGCCGGTCGCCCGAGCTGTTCTTCGACGGCCGAGACCTTCTCCGCGGCGTCGACGTCCCGCGTCCGTTTGTCGTCGATTTTCAGGACCGTGCTCACGCGGTCGGCATCGACGGCGTCGTGAGCCGCCTGCGCGGCCGCGAAGAGTTCGTCCGTCGTCTCGGCTTCGATCACCGTTCCCATCGGGTTCGTCTCGTAGGTGACGTCGTACGCCTCGAGGGCGTCGACGGCCTTCGCGACCTCGTCGGCCATGCTGTCCTCGATTACTGGTGCGACGCTCAGTAGTGCGACTACCGTCATACGGACCACTGATAGCCGGGCGGAACCTAAATACCGCGTTCGACGGATCATCTCACCGGGTTTCCGTCAACTGCTCGTGAGCGCCGAACGGATGCGGTGCTCACGGTCAGTCGGCAGTGTGTGCGGAGAAAAACGACCAGTGGGACCGGGATCGGGGCAGTGACCGCCGGCGGTCAGTTCGTGGTCGGCGTCCGGGGCGTCTCCGCGGGCGGGTAGATGATGACGTCGCCGTTCGCGTAGACGTACACCTCGTGCTCGAGGGCGGTGAACGCGACGTGGCCGCCCGCACGATCGGAGCCGTCCGCCTTCTGGCTGAAGATACGGTCGAGTGCGTCCGGGTCGACGCTATCGTACAGGGAGAATTCCCCCTGCGAGACGTCGGTGTCCGCGATCGATGCGAGCGCGTGGACGATCGTGGTGGTAATGGTGGCGGTGCCGTCGACATCGTGGTGGAAGACGTACCGATCGTTTGGCTGGTCGTACTGGAGATCGTCCGTGCCGTCTGCGGGTGAGAGTTCAGTTTGCATTGCTATATCTGATCGTTCAATCGTGTATTAGACTGTAGTTACTCATAGTATAAAAGCCACTCGTCGCCGACAATAGTATGTATATGTGAGATACCATCCTCTATTAGTATAATACGTCAAATACCACTGCTAGCGGCTGGTTGCGCGTCTCATCGCCAGCGTCACAGCGATGACACTCGCGACAATACGAGCTTTTGCAACGACAATCGATTATTTCCGGTCAAACTCGACCCCTCACTCCATAGTACAGTTCCCGTCGCGGCGATCTCGCTTCCCCGACCTCCGCGTGACGGGCCGCTTCGTCGCACTCGCCAGTGGAGGTGGTTGTTCGAACGGGGGGCTTCGATAGTCGACCCCTACAGACGTGATTCGTGTGTACTGGATCGAGCGCTCCAACCGGTTGTGAAGGCCACGAGACTCTCGGACCGATTCGGATGGCGATGGCGACTGATCGATCTGCGAACCGCTTGCCACGGCCGCCCGCGGGCTTATCCACACACGCACCCAATCCGACAATATGGCAACCGGTTCAACGGACGATTTCAGTTCGGAACTCGAGAAACTTCGCGATGACCTCCCCGCCGCCGTTGATGAGGCGGCGATCGAGCGGATGCGCGTCGTCGCGCACGCCCTCGACGAAGGGGTCCGGGTCCCGGGGACGGACTTCAAGATCGGACTCGACCCGATCGTCGGGATCCTCCCAGGGGCCGGCGATACCGCAGCAGCGGTCGTCTCGCTGTATCTCGTGGCTGAATCCGCTCGAATGGGCGTCTCCCGGTCGACGCTCGCTCGGATGCTCGCGAACGTCGGCATCGACGCCGTCATCGGCTCCGTCCCCCTTCTCGGCGTTATCTTCGACGCCTTCTGGAAGGCCAACAAGTGGAACCTGAAACTGGCCCTCACGGATCTGGCGGAGGCGAGCGGCGACTCGACGGACGAACCGGAATCGGTACTCATCGACTGAGACGGACCGCTGTCAGTCGGCGACGGCCCACCCGAAGGACGGTCGCCGTTGCGACGGGAATCCATAACGCAATCCGTCCGAGCGAATCGAACCCGTCGCACCGAAACTCTCCCATCGTGGGCAGTCCCCCTCCGTTTATACCCGTCTTCGACGTGTTAGTTCGCATGGGTGAACTCGAAACCGAAGCGGAACAGTCACGGGCGGAAATCGCCCGATACCTCCGAAACCTGGCCGATCAACTCGATAGCGGTGACGATGTAACGCTCGAACTCGGTGGCGCTACGGTCGACCTGAACCCGACGGAGACGGTCACGTTCAAGCTCGAGGGCGAATCGGACTGGTCGGAGGGGGACACCGAAGCCAAACAGAGCATCGAATTCGAACTCGTCTGGTGGCGCGACGCCCGCACGGCCGACGAGGGAACGCTCGACGTTCGAGAGTAACCCGGGGTCAGACAGACCGTTATGTTCCCGCAGATCCTCTTTCCGACCGACGGGAGTCAGGGTGCATCGAACGCGCTCGACCACCTCTTGGATATCGCCACCGCCCACGATTCGACGGTTCACATCCTCAACGTCGCGAATACGACGAAAGATAGCGTTGTCAGGGTTCAAGGTGACGTCGTCGATGTCCTCGAACGAGACGGCGAGCGGATCGTTCGAGATGCCGCTGATCGGGCACAAGAGCGCGGAGTAGCTGTCGTTACTGAGGTCCGCCAGGGCGAGCCCTACAGCACGATCGTCGACTATGCGAACTCGCGCGACATCGATCTCGTTGTCATGCCGACCCACGGACGCCGGGGCCTCGAGCGATTCCTGCTGGGGAGTACGACCGAACGCGTCGTCAGACGAGCCGATGTCCCCGTCCTAACGATCAGGCCGACCGACGACTCGGTCACCTATCCGTATCGGAACGTCCTGGTTCCGACCGACGGGAGCGACTGTGCGAGGGACGCGCTCGAGGTCGGAACCGATATCGCGAACGCGGACGGTGCAACGTTGCACCTCCTGTCGGCGATCGAGACCACGAGTCTCGGCGTCGACGTTCGGAGCGATATCCAGGCGACGATGATCGAGGATACCGCAACCGACATCCTCGAGGACGCGTCGGCGTTCGCAACCGACGCTGGCGTCGGGTCGGTGACCGAGGCGGTCGAATACGGCCCGTCGATTCCTCGAGCGATCCGCTCGTACATCGAGGATCACGACGTCGATCTCGTCGCCGTCGGCACGCACGGACGAACGGGTCTCGAGCGATACCTTCTGGGGAGCGTCACCGAGCACCTCGTACGAACGTCACCGATCCCCGTGCTGACGGTTCGCTCGGCTGCATCGGGGCAGTAGCGACTCGGCTCGAGCCGACGCGATCGATGCTCCGGAATTGGTCGTTGGAGAAGGGCGCTGGCTGGGATTTGAACAACGCGAAGACGGTCCTGCTCGCTCACTTCGTTCGCTCACAGGCTGCGACTTCTCTCGTTCAAACCCAGGACGATTTCTCTGACCACGAATACTCGCGTTGCTACGCAACGCTCGCGATGTTGTGTTCAGAGAAATGCGCTGGCTGGGATTTGAACCCAGGTTGTGACCATGGCAAGGTCACGTGATACCACTACACTACCAGCGCCCTGCTGCACTCATATCTACTGCCGGACGGATGTATAAGGGTTGCGAATCGACCCGCCTTCGGCATGCCGCAGCATGCCGATTCTCGAGTAATTACACTGATAAATCTAGCGAATATCCGGCAAATCCCTCCGGCTTGCGCGGATATCGAATGCAACCAGTTATCAAGGACGAATGTGTGTCCGTTCAGCACGAATTCGGGGGTGTGAGGCGTTCACAGCCGGGATCGAATCCGCTATTCTTTTAAGACCCTCTCCGCAATACATCGCTACAGTCTAGTGACGCGGCGTCGAAGCGTTTCGGTATGACTGTCAGCGTACTCGTGCCGTCGTCAATCTGCCGGGAAGCCGAGGACAAACGCGAGGCAACTCGCAAACTTGGATACGTCGCCCGTGCGGCGACGATCTTCCGGGCCGATCGCCTGGTCGTCTATCCCGATCGGGATGGGGAAACCGGGCGATTTGACGGCGGGTTCGTCAGCATCGTGTTGCGGTACGCCGCAACGCCCCCGTACCTCCGCAACGAGGCGTGGGGGATGCGGGACGAACTGGAGTACGCGGGCATCTTACCGCCGCTCCGCGCCATGTCACAGACCGGCTCCGAATCTACCGGTTCGGGGTCGTCAAGACAAGGAATCGTGACCGAGGTCGGACCTGAAGGGCGCGTCCGGGTCAATTGCGGACTGCAACACCCGATCTCTCTCAACGTACCGCCAAACATGGCGGTCGAAGAGGGGGAGCGCGTGACCGTCAGGATCTCTTCGCGACGACCGGTCCGGGCGAAGCTCGTCGACGATCCCCTTCCGGGGCTTTCGATCGAGCAGACGGACCTGCGGGCAGCACTCGGCCGTGAGGACGCTGGCGTTCGTATCGCGGCCTCCCGATTCGGTGAAGAACTCACCGTCGGGCGGCTCGAGACGCTGGCCGGACGCGTTCAGCGCGACGGGATGACCGTCGCCTTCGGCGCGCCCGAGAGAGGGCTGCCGGCTATCCTCGAAATCGAGGAATCCGCCGTCGGTGCTGCACAGGACGCAGCCGTCGACGGGGATAACGGAGTCGAACCCACTGCCGATCCGGGGTTCGACCTCTGGCTAAATACGGTTCCGGATCAGGGAAGCGAGGTCGTGCGAACGGAAGAAGCTCTGTTCGCCACCCTCGCGCCCCTCTCACTGAGAGAGTGATAGAATGCCACAAGCAAATACACCACGCAAAGGCTCACTCGGGTTCGGCCCACGACAGCGTGCGACCAGCGAGGTCCCACGCTTTAACTCGTGGCCGGACACTGACGGACAGCCGACGCTCCAGGGTTTCGCGGGCTACAAGGCCGGCATGACCCACGTCGTCATGGTCGACGATACAGCGAACTCGCCGACCGAAGGGATGGAAGAGACCGTCCCCGTGACGATCGTGGAGACGCCGCCGATGCGCGCCGTCGCTCTGCGAGCATACGAAGACACGCCGTACGGTATGAAGCCGATAACCGAGGTCTGGACCGACGAGTTCGTTCCCGAACTCGATCGCGTTCTCGACCTTCCCGGTGACGAGACCGACACCGGCGCGACCACGGACGAACTCCGTTCCCTCCACGAGGAGGGTCGCGTCGATGACGTTCGCGTCATCACCCACACGGTACCGGGGGAGCTGCCCTCGATGCCGAAGAAGAAACCGGACGTGATGGAAACGCGCGTCGGCGGCGGCTCCGTCGACGATCGCGTCGAGTTCGCCCTCGAGACGATCGAGAACGGCGGCGAACACGTCATGAACGACGTGTTCCGCGCCGGCGAGTACGTCGACGCGAGCGGCGTCACGAAAGGGAAAGGGACCCAGGGTCCCGTCAAGCGATGGGGCGTCCAGAAACGAAAGGGCAAGCACGCCCGGCAGGGATGGCGCCGCCGCATCGGTAACCTCGGCCCCTGGAACCCGTCCCGCGTTCGGTCGACGGTTCCCCAGCAGGGCCAGACCGGCTACCACCAGCGGACGGAACTGAACAAGCGCCTCGTCGACATCGGCGACGGCGCAGACGCGACGGTCGACGGCGGCTTCGTCAACTACGGCGAAGTCGATGGACCGCACGCGCTGATCAAGGGCTCGCTCCCCGGGCCGCAACAGCGTCTCGTACGCTTCCGCCCGGCGATCCGACCCGGAGACCAGCCGCGCCTCGATCCCGAGGTACGCTACGTCTCCACCGCATCCAACCAGGGATAACACATGGACGCAACAGTACGAAACCTGGACGGCGACGACGCGGACACGGTCGAGCTCCCGGCGGTCTTCGAGACCACGTACCGCCCGGACTTGATCGGCCGAGCCGTGCGCGCCGCGCAGGCAAACCGAAAACAGGACTACGGTGCCGACGAGTTCGCCGGCCTTCGAACGCCGGCTGAATCGTTCGGTAGCGGCCGCGGGATGGCCCACGTTCCACGACAGGAGGGGCGCGCACGCCGCGTTCCCCAGGCCGTCAAGGGACGCAAGGCGCACCCGCCGAAAGCCGAGAAGGACCAGTCCGAATCGATCAACACGAAAGCAAAGAAACTGGCCGTCCGCAGCGCGATCGCTGCGACGACCGACGCCGAACTCGTCGCCGAGCGCGGTCACGAGTTCGACGAGGATGTCGAGACTCCCGTCGTCGTCGACGACGAGTTCGAGGACCTCCACAAGACGCAGGAAGTCGTCGACTTCCTCGAGGCAGCGGGCCTCGCGGACGACATCGAACGCGCCGACGAGGGTCGCAGCGTCCGCTCCGGTCAGGGGAAAGCCCGTGGCCGCAAGTACAAGACGCCGACGTCGATCCTCTTCGTCACATCCAGCGAGACCGGCCCGTCGCGAGCGGCCCGAAACCTCGCCGGTGCAGACGTGACGACGGCAGCCGAGGTCAACGCGGAGGATCTCGCACCCGGCGCACAGCCGGGACGACTCACCGTCTGGACCGAGAGTGCACTCGAGGAGGTGGCCGACCGATGAGCTCGGCCATCGAACACCCGCTGGTCACGGAGAAGGCGATGAACGACATGGACTTCGAGAACAAGCTCCAGTTCGTCGTCAACCCGGACGCGACCAAGCCCGAGATTCGGGACGAGGTCGAAGAGCGCTTCGAGATCTCGGTCGAGAACGTCAACACGCAGGTAACGATGAAGGGTAAAAAGAAAGCGATCGTCCGCCTCGCCGAGGAGGACGACGCACAGGAAGTTGCTTCGCGAATCGGGGTGTTCTGAGAATGGGACGACGCATTCAAGGACAACGACGCGGTCGCGGGACCTCCACGTTCCGCGCCCCGTCGCACCGATACAAGGCGGACCTCGAGCACAAGAAAGAGGAAGACGACGATATCGTCCGCGGGACGGTCGTCGACATCGAACACGACCCGGCCCGCTCCGCACCAATCGCGGCCGTCGAGTTCGACGATGGCGATCAGCGCCTCATCCTCGCACCTGAAGGCATCACTGTTGGCGAGGAGCTCGCAGTCGGTGTCACGGCGGAGATCAAGCCCGGCAACACGCTCCCGCTCGCGGAGGTTCCCGAAGGAGTGCCGGTCTGTAACGTCGAATCGAACCCGGGCGACGGCGGTCGATTCGCCCGAGCCTCGGGGACCAATGCCGACCTGATCACCCACGACCGCAACGCGGCGGTCGTCCAGCTTCCCAGCGGCGAGGTCAAGCGCCTCGATCCGCAGTGTCGCGCCACTATCGGCGTCGTCGCCGGCGGTGGCCGCACGGAGAAGCCGTTCGTCAAGGCCGGCAACAAGTATCACAAGATGAAGTCCCGGGGCACCAAGTGGCCCCGCGTCCGCGGTGTCGCGATGAACGCCGTCGACCACCCCTTCGGTGGCGGCGGCCGACAGCACCCCGGCAAACCCAAGTCCGTCTCGCGGGACGCCCCGCCGGGACGGAAGGTCGGTGACATCGCGTCCCGAAGCACCGGTCGAGGTGGCAAGAAATGAGTCAGGAGTACCGAACCGGCCGCGAAGGTGAGTTTACCTACCGCGGTCACACGCTCGAGGAGCTGCAGTCGATGGAGCTCGACGAGGTTGTGGAACTGTTACCCGCACGACAGCGGCGAAGTATCGAACGCGGCCTCTCCGTCGAGAAGGAGAAGCTCCGAGAGGAGGCCAGCGAGAAGGGCGAAGAAGAGACGGCGAACGACCCGATCCGAACGCACCTGCGGGATATGCCGAT is a window encoding:
- a CDS encoding amphi-Trp domain-containing protein yields the protein MGELETEAEQSRAEIARYLRNLADQLDSGDDVTLELGGATVDLNPTETVTFKLEGESDWSEGDTEAKQSIEFELVWWRDARTADEGTLDVRE
- a CDS encoding HalOD1 output domain-containing protein → MQTELSPADGTDDLQYDQPNDRYVFHHDVDGTATITTTIVHALASIADTDVSQGEFSLYDSVDPDALDRIFSQKADGSDRAGGHVAFTALEHEVYVYANGDVIIYPPAETPRTPTTN
- a CDS encoding universal stress protein; translated protein: MFPQILFPTDGSQGASNALDHLLDIATAHDSTVHILNVANTTKDSVVRVQGDVVDVLERDGERIVRDAADRAQERGVAVVTEVRQGEPYSTIVDYANSRDIDLVVMPTHGRRGLERFLLGSTTERVVRRADVPVLTIRPTDDSVTYPYRNVLVPTDGSDCARDALEVGTDIANADGATLHLLSAIETTSLGVDVRSDIQATMIEDTATDILEDASAFATDAGVGSVTEAVEYGPSIPRAIRSYIEDHDVDLVAVGTHGRTGLERYLLGSVTEHLVRTSPIPVLTVRSAASGQ
- a CDS encoding DUF4112 domain-containing protein, yielding MATGSTDDFSSELEKLRDDLPAAVDEAAIERMRVVAHALDEGVRVPGTDFKIGLDPIVGILPGAGDTAAAVVSLYLVAESARMGVSRSTLARMLANVGIDAVIGSVPLLGVIFDAFWKANKWNLKLALTDLAEASGDSTDEPESVLID
- a CDS encoding putative RNA uridine N3 methyltransferase is translated as MTVSVLVPSSICREAEDKREATRKLGYVARAATIFRADRLVVYPDRDGETGRFDGGFVSIVLRYAATPPYLRNEAWGMRDELEYAGILPPLRAMSQTGSESTGSGSSRQGIVTEVGPEGRVRVNCGLQHPISLNVPPNMAVEEGERVTVRISSRRPVRAKLVDDPLPGLSIEQTDLRAALGREDAGVRIAASRFGEELTVGRLETLAGRVQRDGMTVAFGAPERGLPAILEIEESAVGAAQDAAVDGDNGVEPTADPGFDLWLNTVPDQGSEVVRTEEALFATLAPLSLRE
- a CDS encoding MTH1187 family thiamine-binding protein; the encoded protein is MTVVALLSVAPVIEDSMADEVAKAVDALEAYDVTYETNPMGTVIEAETTDELFAAAQAAHDAVDADRVSTVLKIDDKRTRDVDAAEKVSAVEEQLGRPARNREM
- a CDS encoding 50S ribosomal protein L23, which produces MSSAIEHPLVTEKAMNDMDFENKLQFVVNPDATKPEIRDEVEERFEISVENVNTQVTMKGKKKAIVRLAEEDDAQEVASRIGVF
- the rpl4p gene encoding 50S ribosomal protein L4, which codes for MDATVRNLDGDDADTVELPAVFETTYRPDLIGRAVRAAQANRKQDYGADEFAGLRTPAESFGSGRGMAHVPRQEGRARRVPQAVKGRKAHPPKAEKDQSESINTKAKKLAVRSAIAATTDAELVAERGHEFDEDVETPVVVDDEFEDLHKTQEVVDFLEAAGLADDIERADEGRSVRSGQGKARGRKYKTPTSILFVTSSETGPSRAARNLAGADVTTAAEVNAEDLAPGAQPGRLTVWTESALEEVADR
- the proC gene encoding pyrroline-5-carboxylate reductase, translating into MVQTSVIGCGNMGSALIKGLWRAGNHTVTACDLDPEALESVADYVDRTTSDVSEAAEADVVIVAVKPDIVGAVLEELDLSPEQTLLSIAAGVSTDYVEARTDANVVRIMPNLAAETGDMAAAVTAEGVTDEVRELLDDVGEFAEIDEAKMDIATAVNGSGPAFVFYLIQAMADAGVEGGLEPDDAETLAAQTFKGAAETVLRADRSVEELIDAVCSPNGTTIEGMEVLWDSDADADVAAAVTAAEERSAELAAEFDSEDDA
- a CDS encoding glutamate-5-semialdehyde dehydrogenase — encoded protein: MTETDIQRDVEQAQTAALELAKLSDAERSGALHEIADAIEARTDEILAENERDVEEGERLLAEGEYTQALVDRLKLSESKIESIAEMVRSVAGQDDPLGKTLSARELDEDLELYKVATPIGVVGTVFESRPDALVQIAALALRSGNAVILKGGSEALHSNRILFEIIETAAASADADIPDGWAQHVEAREDVDALLEMDGAIDLLMPRGSSEFVSYIQNNTSIPVLGHTEGICHVYVDDEADLSMAEDIAYDAKVQYPAVCNAVETLLVHDDIATAFLPAIADRYETADVEIRGDEATREIVDVEAATDADWDTEYGDLIVSIRIVDSLETAIDHITTHGSKHTESIVTEDEARASTFMRSLDSASVFHNASTRFADGYRFGLGAEVGISTGKIHARGPVGLEGLTTYKYHLEGDGQLVATYAGEDAKPFTHQKFDGEWSPGRLSDK
- the proB gene encoding glutamate 5-kinase yields the protein MRKGLEESAVDEARRLAADADRVIVKAGTNSLTDADSNLDDEKLDKLVDDLEDLLSRDKEVILVSSGAIGAGTGRVGASTGTVEESQALSTVGQSHLMHRYTESFARYDRKVAQLLLTQHDLENPERFTNLRNTIETLLEWGVVPIINENDAVATEEIRIGDNDMLSAATTIGIDADLLVTLTDVGGVYTGNPKHDSDAERIEAVGTNYDTVQEIISESTSDGFGGIQTKVEGARDVSEHGIPAVIAKSTEPDVLAKIATAKPVGTLFLPINGVRDD
- a CDS encoding 50S ribosomal protein L3, whose amino-acid sequence is MPQANTPRKGSLGFGPRQRATSEVPRFNSWPDTDGQPTLQGFAGYKAGMTHVVMVDDTANSPTEGMEETVPVTIVETPPMRAVALRAYEDTPYGMKPITEVWTDEFVPELDRVLDLPGDETDTGATTDELRSLHEEGRVDDVRVITHTVPGELPSMPKKKPDVMETRVGGGSVDDRVEFALETIENGGEHVMNDVFRAGEYVDASGVTKGKGTQGPVKRWGVQKRKGKHARQGWRRRIGNLGPWNPSRVRSTVPQQGQTGYHQRTELNKRLVDIGDGADATVDGGFVNYGEVDGPHALIKGSLPGPQQRLVRFRPAIRPGDQPRLDPEVRYVSTASNQG
- the mch gene encoding methenyltetrahydromethanopterin cyclohydrolase, which gives rise to MESLNRMAIELVDEALDYAEELNIGGYDLENESTVLDFGLEFDGGIEAGLLLTEIQTAGMATPSYELGELGDASIPFVELSTDQPALSLLCSQKAGWEVLTEDFEGLGSGPARALVAEEEEFRRIGYTDAFDLTALAIETEADPTESVAEHVAERAEVETSSVFLLAYPTASLTGSITNAARAAELATFRLSELGYDPLDIVSATGRAPVAPVAGDERTAIARTNDAIAYGGRAHLTVREDADIFDSVPSSAAEDHGRPLGEVFDDLEWDFSEVPSDLFAPAAVTIDVIGGPTYVHGETDEDLLVDSFDL